tttaaaatatttttcaagtttactgAAGGATACGGATcaaaattaattgatgaaaaaattgggggatgagattaaaaaaattataatttcataaatcatctaaaataaaataaaaatagtaaaaaaaaatgagaactaaatctgataggaaaaaaattgaaagatgagtaaattaaaaaaaatccaatttcataaattattataaataaaatatataacaataaaaagaatagaaaccaaataaatagataaaaaaaaatttcaattaagaaaatgataggagaaaaacaaataacaatcaaaagaatgaagaccaaagttgatataagaatcaagttaaatcaaatttttagagacaaaattgaaaaaataataaataaataattaatttaaaacaaaaaatatagcaataaaaGTTTGAGggtaaaatttgatataatcaacatataataagatatttttaaatttttataacttctagaaaatatattatgttcaaaataaaaataaaaatctttctaaaactcaaattaattttttttattataaaatgtttttgtaattatatttttattgtagtttaagaagagagagagaaacacttTATAGGAGGGACAAAGTGcagaaatttatatttgaatttaatataaataattgaataaattaaatagatgtGCAATAGTGAAATAGGATAGCTGGCGCAAAAACACATTGTGATTTATACCCATCTCAAAATGGTATCCAAGAAAACGAcaaaaaggaaatagaaaaaatatatgatgcTGTAGAATAACAACTAGTTCATCACTTGCTCATCAATCCCATGGGCTCAATTTGCACTCCACTGGCAGCGCTGGGAATCTTTCAGTGTCTTTGCAATAATCATAGATCACAAGGTTTCTTTGGACCCAGGCATAGTCCATTTTCTGTTCATCTGAGAGATGCCAAGCGTCGTATTGATCCCACCAGTATTTAGTCGTTGTTGATACACAGGCAGGGTATGGATCTTCCCATTGACAAGCTTCAACAGTGAAGTTCTTGTAAGAAGACACAAATGGGGCCTTTTTCCAGTCTGTCTTCTCTAGCCCTCCTCTAGTAGCCCAATCATCTGCGTTCCAGATACTTGAAAACAGGTACATGGGCTTCTCATCGGGGAAGAAACTGTTTGGTTCTCCATTGTTCTTGTGCACCCTTATTGCTACTTTATCAACAAAAAACCTGCTTAGCGTATGAAAAATCCATGTCAGTGTCACTGTCATCTAACTTATTTATTGACTGGTCCACAATGTTTATCTCTTCCTGCAGTAActattgtttttcttgatgttttttaaatgttgtttttatgattttgatgtgctaatataaaaacataattttgatatgCATTTTTAATGGAAAACATCAGGCAACCAGCCCTTTAATCTACTGTTtttgccattttcttttttgcttttgcttttgtgcAAGATTGCAGCGAGAAAACTTGAATCATCAGGTGCCTTGATCTAGCTGTAGCATAGAATCGAAGGACTTACACTATCTGGAGATTGTTCCAGAGAATGGAATAGGTGTGGAACTCCTCGGTAGGGTCGAACCAAAGCATGTGCCTCATTTCACGGTTACCAGTACCattcttgtatatatttgtttgaaTCAAATAGGGTTCTCCAGTTCTATTCCCCAAGAACTCAAAGTCCAGCTCATCTCTTGTTGGCCCTGCCCCATTCTCTGTACACATCTGCAAACACAGATGAATCCACTTTAGCCTCCCACCCTGATAATTTCCTGTACTTACTGTCAAACCAGAATTGAgtacaaaaaaatagtttaaatatttatgaagTCTTTGATTAAGCTTCACAGCCATGAATCTTCGAGGCATTTTGAGCGTATGGGGCGGTAGAAGAAAGACTTACATAATAAGCTGTCACAACACCTGCAGAGTCACCTCCAACCAATTTCAGCTTCATGCTAAACCACCCAAATCGATATTTATGCTTGGTTTGAAATCCACAACCcgataattaagaaaaaagtgaTTTAATAAGATTGCAATCTTGAACATTAAGCAAGGAATATATGATATATTCATCCCGTTCAATCAATGAACGAATAAAGAACTCTTTAGTTTGCTCTGATTGAAGATTATATAAATGCGTAGACATGTGTGTACCTGTTTCTTTGTCCAATGAGAGATACCAGATCTGCCCATCTTCGGATGTTTTGAAATGATCCTCAGACCACATTATGCTAAAGTTATCCTCAAAAGATGTTTTTGGTTGAGCTGCTTCAGAGGATACACAGGAAGCAGCCATGAAAGCTGCAGCGTAGAGAAGAGCAACCATTGTAGAAACCCTTCTCTCCATTTTGCTTGAAGAAGGCAGGGAATGAGTTTTCTCAACTAGCAGCTGGATCTTTGTGAGGAGGTGATTTGCATCTAATGATAAGTATTGGAAGTGCAGTGCTTCCAATGTGAAGGCTAGAACTGGAAAATCAAGCTGACATTTCattgttgataaattatttgatcATGATCACATAATGTACAATTTTGCCCATCTAAATGCGTGTTTGCTTCTGtagtatatgttattttttaaaaaatatttgttaattaaatatatataaaattatgtattttagaatttcttttaattttttatatagcactataaaaaatattaaaaaaatttaatttatattttaaaataaaaaatagttaaaaaaaaaactataactaaaatatattaaccaTGAATTTGATGTGGCAACATTATGCTACAAAACCGACATGGGTATTGTAGGAATTTGATAAAAATGGTGCCTGGAGAATTTACATCACAGAAAAGATAAATGGAAGGCTGAGAAAGCCAGGCTGCCctccaaataaaatttcaaggtGGGGTCCATATGTTGTCGCAAGAAGAGGgagtgattttgatttttcagaCAATAATCAGAAAGTTCTTGGACTTGACATCTGGAATTTTTGAAGCACGACATTGTATGAAGTTAAATTGTTATATAGTAATTCACTGGCCAAATTTGCTCGCCTCggctcaaaatttattttttaaaaaaaattgagcttttttcagtttaaagaaaaattgttaCGTGTAAAAccagaattagaaaaaaaaaaaattgcccaAAAAACtcccaaaatcaaaatttaagaaaaaagtaaatacaAGTCACGAAGGGTTGTAAGAAAAAAGTgcttgttaattttataaaaaaatatataattttattattaaaattaatattttaaaattatttattttcataaaatttaatttaaaaaaaataagtaagacTGGGTGGTTGAGCCTGGATGGCCCAATACCTGACCATTTAAAGAAAAGGCAACTTATGTGGGTCATCAtgtgattcttttttctttttagtacaAGGAGCAAATGACATATtacttacatttaaaaaaataaaataaaaataaataatgcattGTCTACTTACCTAGTTTCTGATCATGTTAAGTTAGGGCTTtttcaactcaataatttatttttctaatatattttcatctaaaaacacataataaaatgttttaaaatattaataaattaatctatcaactcaaaatactcttaaatcattttaaaaacacaaaatcaaaatagtaaaaaattatctctcgatcttgattctatttttttttaaaaaaagataaagataaaaaaattacttcaataAAAATCCTTCTATTAAATGAAATCTGCTAATACTAAGattgtgtttatttattgttggaatataattaattaacaattttctcttttatttgttatttttgatGATGTTCTCTCTTAGATGtcaaatccaattaaaaaaaaatatttggaccgaaatgaaaattctaaaaactttgAGGCTAGCTACGCATTTTTTCTGTACTTTATATTGTCCTTTCTCTTTTAATCTTGTCTTTCTGCAACTTTTTAAAGCATTATCTCATAGAATTtaggattcaattaaaaaaagtttcaggatgaaatttattaaaaaaaaatgacagaaatgaaaagaaaaaagtaagagAGTTGGGAAGCCCTTTAGCATTTCTGGAAAAAACAATGCAATCCACGGGCTTTTCAATGTAATCACTTTGTTCGTTTCTGCTGGTTTGCTTCACTTTAACCTAGCAATGGAGTTTTATTCAAACTACAAAGAAAAACTTTTACTAGGAAGCAGAGCTtgcttttcttcaaaataaagaaGACTAGCATGCTAATAACAATGGCCAAGAAAGATCATGGGGGCAACCAGTGGTATACCCTTGAGTATGTAAAGatgaaatatattgaaaaataaatataaattatattttaagattttatttatttaacagttaattttttaaattaaaataattttttaacatgatatctaAGTCTTGATTACCAAGCGATCACGaattcaaatttcatcattttcatttatataataaaaattaagtataaatttCATGAGTCtgtgtaaattttaagtttacataacttttatttgaaagatgtattagaaaataatataaataatatcttaaaatctttcataataatttaagattttaaattaattttttgacaaaatattaataGGCCGTATGATTACAAGATAAAAGCTTGAAACATTGGGTTTTAATGGTGCACATGACATGAAACTTTTCATGGATGGTGATAAAGGGTCCTACCCAATTGCATTATTGTGGAGCTCTGTAATGGAATGATATAGATAGCAAAGGTTAATGAAGTAAAATCATATTATGTAAAAGAATAGCTACATGCAACTTTTCAAAAGTTAAATTGCAAAGCATATTagaacattttctttttatctatttttttttttaatttgaaaggtAGCCAAGAATAGTAGTATTTTCAACttgaacattttttaatttctctattaAAGTGTTCATTGGGCTGACTTCTTGTGTCCCCCATAAAGTTAAAATACTTATTAAGTGAGTATTTGTTttgagtaaaatattttataaaaaatatatatttttatttttctttcctaaaGTATATTAAAGAAATTGGTTAGTGTAAAATAGTGTAtagtcaattttaaaaattttcatttattaaaatgtatttttatcttataaaatttcacaaaatattttataaacattaatttatttataatattatctaaCAATTTTCCCCATCATTATTTTAGCACTCCAACACCATTACCGCTATAATCCTATCCTAACTTCACAGTCATCACAATCACTTCATCTTCATTGTAatatcaatcatattttttatatcattacccTCAAGACTTCTTAAATATATTACACAAGCTCAGAGTATATAATTCTAGcaactttcaataaaaaaaaaatataggagaGCTGAGAATTATATATCTTCAATAATAAATGGGCACTTTGTTgagttttagtgtttttaaaatgaatggGATAGCTGAGATTTATCTCTCTCTCCAAATGTTCTTGTTTCTGCAACTGAAAAATAGAATTGGTCAATGGTCCTCATGCATGCGTGTATCATAGATAAAGGTATATACTATATaatattacttaaaaaaaaaaaagatatttacttAAGTATATGATAATCTTCACATCCATCAAATAGGATTTTTTATAAGTACTAGCCAAAGTTATCTTGATCTACTAAGCACCAAGTGTACATTGACTGGAGAGAATGAATGAGATTGTTAGGACTAATAAATTAACTGACTATCAAATCCGAAAACATTGTTCTTAAGCTACTTAATGGTTGAGACTTTATCGATTATTGCCACCATTTTATTAACTATATAGTTATAATTGAGATCAGAACCCCAACCCAATTGTATTTGTAATCCCCAACCCAATTGTATTTGTAATCATTAGTATCAtcgattagttatttttaacaattttaacaagGATGGGCTAAATTAGAAAACTATAAGAGTGAAGCTAAGGCAACAAAAAGGTATCGACtagttatttgttaatttagcGGGATGGGGTGTTATATTTGTATCAAAACCGGGTTTATTGGCTATTGGTGATGCTAATGGGGTTGTTGGACTCCTTAAATGGGATGGATTGTAATATCCCACATTAACGGGTGAGGACTTGGGAGAGAGTCTTATATGAGCATTCTCACCTTGGCTAGTAAGACACGTATTAGGGTCATGTGTGGCTGCCAAGAATAAATTCGTGAGGCCTGTAGGCTAAAGCGAACAATATCTTGCTAGCAGAGTGGGGTGTTACaataagttatttaaaaatacatagtattttataatcttctaaaatattatattattcaaaactaattaaactaaaTGATAGTTCAAAAATTTTCATcagtaattaaaacaaaaacaataatttataatactcattacattgtcaaaattcaaacttaattaaaacaaggtaaTAATGAAACGTCTaaaacattgaaaacaaaactaaaagggAAGTCTCACAAAACAAGTAAGGCATActgataaaaattgaaaaagtatgaACACTCAACAGAGTTCACCTGCTaacagaaactaagaacctgaaataatattaaaaatatggaATGAATTCAAGCAACTTAGTGAggaaataacatttaatatatattttagatattaatagtttgcaagtcgatttatcttgatatatatatatatatatatatatatatattatcataaaatagtGGAATGTATATTAGAGATCAGATGACACTCATAGATAACCACCGTGGAAAGGATCAATCGCCATATGTTGGTGTCTCTTTTCACCAGCTACGcatacaaaatattatatttacatAGACTAACTAATCTTCGTTAACATGGAGTTACTAAAAAGTTATATATCAAggcataatatatatttatataattatcaaagtaatgaatatcatatcaaaatcaagttggGGCTTTTGATTATAAGAATAAGAAAAAGGGATTAGATGGCTTTAGTTTGTGAAAATGGTGACCGGAAGAGTTTAGCACTTAAATTTAAGATATACAAGTTGAGAGGGAAACGAGAAAACGacgagagagaaagaaagataatatttatactataaatggactatataaaatatatgtgtTGGGTTGAATTGATTGAGTTTCAAAAATCTTGACCCATCTTCCAACtcataatgtttaatttttagattttttaaccaattatcatttataataattatattatttgattttaacgaattaatacaaatattatGAATAGATAGATTTTCTCTTAACATCTTAACACCCCTGGACGGAACTAGGTTTCACTTCTCTAAAAACCTTAACCTCACTACAAAACCAACTCCTTTATCTCTTTTACAAAATCCTCCACGAAACATAAACTAACCCTCAAATTTCTCTATACCTTTTAAATTGAGTCCAAATCAATAGGTATTAGacattacattttatttttttttcttcaaattttttaatattttttagattatttcaatatacttatgttaaaaataaatttttaaaaataaaaacaatatatattattttgatatattccatgttaaaaacattttaaaaaataactgtcaTCAAACTCTCAACATGGTAATCTTAAACAAGAACTTAAATCCTAATGTTACCTCATCAATGTCTGTGTCAATTCAGGTCTCACTCAACCTGTGAGACCCACTTCGGGTTCTTTGGTGAAAACACATCATGTGTCCTTGGAGAGGCCATGATTGATTCTTTTAGAGGTAAGAGTTTAAAGTCCGATGCTTTAAGTTTTGTTCTTGAATGTTTTTCACGGACGGGTGTTCATGGAAAGTTTAGAGATGTATAGGAAGATGAGGGGTGATGGATTTATTGCTTCTGGTTGTGCTTGTAATGCAACTCTTGATGTTTTGCGTAGAGAAAATGAGATTAATTTAGCTTGGTGTTCTTATTGTGTCATGATTACAGATGGGGTTATGCTTGATAAGTCAACTTCTTCGTTGATTGCACAGATTCTTCGTatagatataaattatataatgctGTAGTAAAAGAGGTGATTTTGAAGCTGCGTTTGAGAGGTTAAATCAGATGTGAGAGAGGGAACTTGACCCTGTTTTGGTACTCATACCATAATACTTGATGCTGCTTGTAAACATGGGAATGATGAAACTTGAATCTTCCTTAATTTATCAACCGAGCTGATGCTAATATTTCCCTCCATTGATCTTCCCATTAATTGAAGTTCCAATTCCCGCTATGGTGCTCTACTATAATTGCCAGTATGAGCATGCTGTTATTTTGCTATAGTGCTGCATTATTGTCTGCTGAGAGCATGTTTTACGAGATGTTCGTAGGCAAATTACATGAcattttt
This is a stretch of genomic DNA from Populus alba chromosome 11, ASM523922v2, whole genome shotgun sequence. It encodes these proteins:
- the LOC118046058 gene encoding probable xyloglucan endotransglucosylase/hydrolase protein 8 isoform X1 gives rise to the protein MERRVSTMVALLYAAAFMAASCVSSEAAQPKTSFEDNFSIMWSEDHFKTSEDGQIWYLSLDKETGCGFQTKHKYRFGWFSMKLKLVGGDSAGVVTAYYMCTENGAGPTRDELDFEFLGNRTGEPYLIQTNIYKNGTGNREMRHMLWFDPTEEFHTYSILWNNLQIVFFVDKVAIRVHKNNGEPNSFFPDEKPMYLFSSIWNADDWATRGGLEKTDWKKAPFVSSYKNFTVEACQWEDPYPACVSTTTKYWWDQYDAWHLSDEQKMDYAWVQRNLVIYDYCKDTERFPALPVECKLSPWD
- the LOC118046058 gene encoding probable xyloglucan endotransglucosylase/hydrolase protein 8 isoform X2, with protein sequence MGRSGISHWTKKQHKYRFGWFSMKLKLVGGDSAGVVTAYYMCTENGAGPTRDELDFEFLGNRTGEPYLIQTNIYKNGTGNREMRHMLWFDPTEEFHTYSILWNNLQIVFFVDKVAIRVHKNNGEPNSFFPDEKPMYLFSSIWNADDWATRGGLEKTDWKKAPFVSSYKNFTVEACQWEDPYPACVSTTTKYWWDQYDAWHLSDEQKMDYAWVQRNLVIYDYCKDTERFPALPVECKLSPWD